A window of Devosia chinhatensis genomic DNA:
TGTTTTCTTTTTTGACGAGGCGCACCTGTTGTTCGACGGCGCGCCGAAGGCCCTGGTCGACAAGGTCGAGCAGGTGGTCAAGCTGATCCGCTCGAAGGGGGTCGGCGTCTATTTCGTCACCCAAAACCCCGTCGACATTCCAGAAAACGTCTTGGCTCAATTGGCAAACCGGGTCCAACATGCGCTGCGTGCCTATACGCCGCGCGAGCAAAAGGCGGTGCGCCTCGCGGCGGAGACATTCCGCCCCAACCCGGCCTTCTCGACCCAGGAAGCGATCACGCAATTGGGGATTGGCGAGGCTCTGGTCTCGGTGCTCGAAGACAAGGGCGTTCCCTCCATGGTGGGACGCACCTTCATTCGTCCCCCGTCAGCGCAGGTCGGCCCGATCAGCCTGGCCGAGCGCGATGCCACCATTGCCAGCTCGCCGGTTGGTGGCCTCTATGACAGCGTCATCGATCGGGAAGCGGCCTACGAAATTCTCAATCGGCGCGCCCGTGACAAGCAGCTTGCCGATGAGCGGGCGCGCCAGGACGCCGAAAGTGCCGCCGATGCCGACCGGTTGGCGAGGGAGCAGGCGCGCGCCGAACGCGCCGCGGCGCCGCGCCGCAGCACACGCCAGACCCCGGTAGAGGCCGCGACCAATTCCTTCGCCCGCACCATCGCCAATACGCTGGGACGTGAACTGGTCCGTGGGATATTGGGCAGCATCAGAGGACGCCGCTGACATGGCTGCACCAAATGACACGCCAATGATCGCTATTTTCGCCTCGGATCGTGGCCCGGGCGATCCAGAACGCGCCAGCCTGATGAGCGATGTGGGACGTGCCTTCGCGCGCAAAGGGGCCCGAATTCTCTGCCTTGTCGAAGACAATATCCTGCCTGTGCCGCTCATCACGGCAGCAAGGACGGCCAAGGGGTCCGTGGAATTGCTGGCGGATCGCGCCTTGGCGCTGCCACCGGCTCTTGCCAGCGTTCCGGTAACCGTCATCGAAGATCGTCAGGAGCGGCTCGCTCACCTGGTGCAGGCCGCGTCCGCGCTGGTTGCCCTGCCTGGGTCGCTGGTTTCGGCAACAGCCCTGTTCCGGGCTTGGTCGATGGCCTCCACCCTGCCAGTCGTCATGCTCAACCGTCACGGGGCATTCGACGTGGTGCGCGGCTTTGCTGCCGATGTGCTCGCGCCGTCCGTGCAGGGCCACGACCGTTTCATTCAGTTCGCCGACAATGTAGATGATCTCTGGAACAAGCTGGTCTGGGTGCGCGAGCAGCGGCGGTAAACCGGCGTCGCCCCAGGGGCTCTAGGCCATGGGCTCGAGTTCAGGACGCTGTGCCTGTCGACGGTCGGGGAACAGCGGGACGACATTGTCGCCGAACCGCCGCCCCGGATGGGACAATGGCCGGGGCATCGGCGTCCGCGCGCGTCGCTCGGGCCCACGATAGCCCTGGCCAAGCGCGCCAACGACGCTACGGGTGATCAGCCGAGCCTGAACGCGCTGCAAGAGGTGCCGCGGAGACATGGGCTTGACGACCACTTCGTCGATCCCGGCGCTGATCGCCTGCTGGCGCATCGGCGGGGTGATCGCGCGGGTAAGGGCAATCACTGGCAGGTCGCGCGAGACGAAGGAGGTGTCAAGTCGGATGGCCTCGACCATCTCAAAGGCCGGTCGGCCCTCCCGGTCGAAATCGACCACCAGCATGTCGAGCGGTGCAATGCGCATATAGGCGAAGAGTTCGGCTTCGCTCTCGAAGGGACGAACGCGCAGCCGTGAGTCGCCCGCCACAACCATCGTCAAAACGGCGGTCAGGGCTGAATTTGCAGCGAGGATGGCAATTTTCTTGCCGGGTACGGTCACGACGATCCCCCAATTGGTAAAGGCTTCGTTAACACGGCCGAACGGGGGAAAGAAGGGGCCGGTTCCAGTTGTCAAAGGAGAAGACGAACATCGTAAATTGGTCGGTGGATCATGCGGGCGGGCAATTCGCGCGCGGGGCGGGGCTGCTTGAGTGCGCCATCGCACACCTGGCGCATAAGCACATGCTGAGGCCGCTTTACCTGATTGCCGGACTGGTCATGCTCGTCCTCGGTATCGTCGGCGCTTTCCTGCCAGTGATGCCGACAACAATATTTCTCATTGTCGCCGCGTGGTTCTTCGCACGGTCGTCGCCTCGGCTCGAAGCCTGGCTCCTCGCTCATCCACGCTTTGGCAGCACCCTGCGCGACTGGCGCGAACACGGTGCGATTTCTCGTCGGGCGAAGGTCTGGGCTGGCGCGGGTATGGCGGCCGGCTTTTCCATCTTCTGGATCGGTGCGCGGCCCAATATCTGGCTCTGGCTCGTCGTAGCCGTCTTGATGCTGGCCTGCGCCAGCTATGTTCTGACCCGGCCATTGCCGCCGGGAGACAAGCAATAAAAAACGGCGGGATTGCTCCCGCCGCCTTGTCGATAAGGCCGGGGCCTTATTTGGCCGAGGCTTCCTCGAACATCTTTTCCACGTGTTCCCAGTTCACCAGATTGTCGAACCAGGCTTCGAGATATTTCGGGCGGGCATTGCGGTAGTCGATGTAGTAGGAATGCTCCCACACATCGACGCCCAGGAGCGGGTGTCCGCCATGGACTAGCGGCGATTCGCCGTTGGCGGTCTTGGTGACCTCGAGCTTGCCGGTCTTGTGGTTGAGCGACAGCCAGGCCCAGCCGGAACCAAACTGGGTGGTGCCGGCCTGGATGAAATCGGCACGGAACTTGTCGAAGCCACCGAGATCCTCGTCGACCTTGGCCGCCAGCTTGCCCGGCAGGGACTTGCCGCCGCCATTGGGCTTCATCCAGTTCCAGAAGTGAACGTGATTGTAGTGCTGGCCGGCATTGTTGAAGAGGCCAGCATTTTTGCCAAAGCTCTCCTTGACGATGTCCTCGAGCGGCAGGATTTCCAGCCCCGAACCTTCG
This region includes:
- a CDS encoding LOG family protein, whose product is MAAPNDTPMIAIFASDRGPGDPERASLMSDVGRAFARKGARILCLVEDNILPVPLITAARTAKGSVELLADRALALPPALASVPVTVIEDRQERLAHLVQAASALVALPGSLVSATALFRAWSMASTLPVVMLNRHGAFDVVRGFAADVLAPSVQGHDRFIQFADNVDDLWNKLVWVREQRR
- a CDS encoding response regulator; the encoded protein is MTVPGKKIAILAANSALTAVLTMVVAGDSRLRVRPFESEAELFAYMRIAPLDMLVVDFDREGRPAFEMVEAIRLDTSFVSRDLPVIALTRAITPPMRQQAISAGIDEVVVKPMSPRHLLQRVQARLITRSVVGALGQGYRGPERRARTPMPRPLSHPGRRFGDNVVPLFPDRRQAQRPELEPMA
- a CDS encoding YbaN family protein, whose amino-acid sequence is MLRPLYLIAGLVMLVLGIVGAFLPVMPTTIFLIVAAWFFARSSPRLEAWLLAHPRFGSTLRDWREHGAISRRAKVWAGAGMAAGFSIFWIGARPNIWLWLVVAVLMLACASYVLTRPLPPGDKQ
- a CDS encoding superoxide dismutase, producing the protein MTTKFTLPELPYAYDALAPYMSAETLEFHHDKHHQAYVTNGEKLLEGSGLEILPLEDIVKESFGKNAGLFNNAGQHYNHVHFWNWMKPNGGGKSLPGKLAAKVDEDLGGFDKFRADFIQAGTTQFGSGWAWLSLNHKTGKLEVTKTANGESPLVHGGHPLLGVDVWEHSYYIDYRNARPKYLEAWFDNLVNWEHVEKMFEEASAK